From the Dethiosulfovibrio russensis genome, the window TTGTCCGCCACGCCCATCGATTTCGCAAGTCTGACGGTTCTCTCCAGATAGACGAAAGGGGGAAATATCGCCATTACCGTTTCCGATTTTTCAGGAAAACTTGAGGCTAGATCATGAAAAAAACGATCTATCTCAGCTCCGTTCATGTTCATCTTCCAGTTCCCGAAAAGATAGTTTTTCATGGCTCCTACCGCCTTAATCGAGCAAAAGAGGAGCTATGCCGGGAAGGACTTTCCCCTCGCAGAACTCGAGACTGGCTCCTCCTCCGGTAGACACATGGGAAACCTTCGACCTGTACCCCATAGAGGATACCGCCGAGGCAGTATCTCCTCCACCTACTACGGAGAAAGCCCCTTGCGATGTAGCTTTAGCCACTGCATCGCATAGGCCCTTGGTTCCCCTGGAGAAAGTCTCGACCTCGAAAACTCCGGACGGGCCATTCCAGAGTATGGTCTTTGCTCCTTCGATGATCTTAGAGAATGCCCTTACGGATTCGGGACCTATATCCAGTCCCATCAAGTCGTCGGGGATTTCGTCGGCAGCACAGGAAGTAAGTCCCGATAAATCCTCTATAGATGTAGCCGCTACGACGTCGACAGGTAACTCCACCGTCACGCCCGATTTTTCCGCCTTCTCCAGCATGGAAGCGGCAAATTCGAGGTGCCCCTCGTCGAGAAGGGATTTGCCCACCGTACCACCTTTTGCCTTGAGGAACGTGAAGGCCATTCCTCCTCCTATCACTATGGAGGACACCTTGGACATGAGGTTGTCTATGACCCCTATCTTATCCGAGACCTTCGCTCCTCCCAATACGAGCACGAAAGGTGGTTCGGAATGGTCTCTCACCTTTGACAATGCGGATATCTCCTCGTCCAAAAGGTAGCCGGCGTAGGAATCGAGGTGTTCCTGAACTCCTACGGTGGAAGCATGAGCCCTGTGGGATGCACTGAAGGCATCCAACAGGAAGACATCGAAAGGAGCCGCCATGGAAAGGGAAAAGTCGGGGTCGTTGGCCTCTTCTTCCTTGTGGAATCTGGTGTTCTCCAACAGGAGGATCTTTCCCGTCGAGTTTCTCAGGGCTTTCTCCACTTTGGGACCGACGCAGTCCTCGACGAAGTCTACGGGGCCAAGCAGCTTTTCCACTGCCGGCACTACCGCCTTCAGGCTGAACTCTGGATTTATTTTGCCTTTCGGACGACCTAGATGGGAGGCCAAAGCTACGATAGCTCCAACGTCCTTCAAGGCCTTCAAGGTCGGCAGGTGGGCTCTTATCCTCGTGTCGTCCGATACGAGACCGTCTTTCAACGGAACGTTGAAGTCCACCCTCACCAGGACTTTCTTGCCCCTAAGAGAACCGTAGTCGGGAGTCCTTAGGTTCAAGTCCTACAGCCCCTTTCTGATCATGTGATTGACCAGGTCCAGACAACGGCACGAATATCCCCATTCGTTATCGTACCAAGACAGTACCTTGACCATGTTGTCTATAGCCATAGTATGGTTTGGGGCGAAGATAGAGGATCGACTGTCATGGACGAAGTCCATGGACACGCAGTCGTCCGTCTCGTATCCCAGATATCTGGACATGGATCCCTCGGAGTATTTTTTAACCGTAGAGTTGATTTCCTCTGCCGTAACCGATTTGGGAAGCTCGACGACGAGATCGACTACGGAGACGTTAGGAGTGGGGACCCTCAGGGCCATTCCGTTCAGTCTGCCCTTGAGTTCCGGAATTACCAAGCCTACAGCCTTGGCAGCTCCGGTTGAGGTAGGGACCATGGAGACGGCGGCCGCTCTTCCCCTGTGGAACTTTTTATGAGATGAGTCGACCGTTTTTTGGTCTCCTGTATAGGCGTGGACGGTTGTCATAACCCCTTTTACGATGTTGAACTCGTCGTTCAGGATCTTCGCCACAGGAGCTAGACAGTTGGTAGTACAGGAAGCGTTGGAGACGATGTGATGCACCGAGGGATCGTAAGACTCCTCGTTGACCCCCATCACAAAGGTTCCCAGCCCTTCTCCGCTGCCAGGTGCCGTGATTACCACCTTCTTAGCCCCTGAGTCGAGGTGTGCTTGGGCTTTTTCCGTATCCTTGTATATTCCAGATGCCTCGATTACGATATCAACTCCAAGGTCGCCCCAGTTAAACTGGTCCGGGGTCGAATGTCGAAGAGTGGCTATGGCCTTGCCGTCCACGAAGATATTTTCGTCGTCGTAGTCGACTTTTCCCTGATACCTGCGATGAACCGAATCGTACTTGAAAAGGTAGGCTCTCTGCTCCGAAGTCGAGCGACTGTTTGTCGCCACTATGTCTATCAACCCCTCCTGGTCGTACTCATGAAGGGCTCTGAGGACCAATCTTCCTATTCTACCAAAACCGTTAATTGCGACTTTAACCTTAGACATGGCGTATGACGCTCCTTTCGAGTTTTTAATCATCGTAGCTAAAACCGTAGGTCTCGGCGATGGACAGGATCTTTTTCCACCGATAAGTTACGGTACTCTTGCTTACGGGAGAGTTCATTGCAGATCCCAGTTCGTTCAGGCTGGCGCTTGGATTGGCGATTCTCAGATCGATAAGTTCGGCCAAATCGGGAGGTAGCTCATCTTCATGGCCGTTTTTCTTAAGGAATGTCGCAAGGGCTATCTGACGCCTAGCGGCATCGACGGTCTTTCTTATATTGGAGGCATCACAATTTACCAGACGATTAGCCCTGTCTCTCATGGATCTGACGATGGCCTTTTCCTCCATCTTCAAAGCTGCATCGGGTAATCCCATGCCTATCATTAGATCTACAATGTCGTTTTGACCTCTCACCATGGCTTCGACACAACCGGATCCCCTCCGATACGAGACGGAGAGGTCGTTTTTCTGAAGATGATCCTTTAGGCCCGTGAGTATTTCGTCGTAAGGAACTCGAAATAGAAAGTAATATCCTCGTTTAGGGAAAAATACAGAGCCTACGGCGCCGAATATCCCTCTGACCCAGGCCCAACGAATGAAGGAGCCGCTAAGCTCTTTCGACTGAATGGTTCTGAATAGGTCTATGGGCATCTCCAGTTGCACGGTACCTCTGTGTCTCTCTGGAACGTGCAACATTTTTCCCAGGTCAAAATAGCCTCCCCAGGAGGTTTTCTTCCACAAACGTCTCATACGATGAAAAATCCACAGTCTTCTGGAGGAGAGAATCACCCTATCTGCTTTCGTGATCTTGCGTCTCATGCAGGAAAATGTACCCGCTATTTCCGAGTCGGCCGATATCCGATCCGGAATATGGGACGATATCCATTCATCCCATATCTCACTGCTTAGAGAGTCCACTTAGAAAGTTCCACCGTCCTTCTTCTGTATCAAGGAGAAAATGGCCTCCGATAGATGTCCTCCGTCATGTCTTATGACCGGTTCTCCCTTTACTCGATCTACCCTTAGAAAAGAGCCCCGCAGGACCTTGCAGCCTTTTTCGTAAAGTTTGACCTCTTCGTCGTCGTTCAGATAGAGAGGTTCCGCACCCTCCGCTTTGTATCGTTCCAACAGTCCCCGTGGGACCTCCTGATCGTTCACTATGACGTAGTCAGGTAGTTTCCCTAGGACTTTCTCTATCCAATTTAGATGTTCCGTTACCGACATTCCCTCGGTCTCTCTAGGCTGTGTCATTATATTGGCCACGTATACGGTGGGAGCCAATCCCTTTTTTATCCTTTCTCTAAAATTTCTTATGAGAAGGTTGGGGATCACGCTTGTAAAGAGACTTCCGGGGCCTAATACGATAAGATCTGCCGTGTCTACAGCAGCCATAACCTCTTTGATAGGCTTTGCGTCCGACGGTTCCAGCCATATCTCGTCCAGGTCCGTGCCGAAATTTGAAATCTCGAGCTCTCCTTTGAATTGCTTCCCGTCGCTTGTCTTTCCCCGAAGAACGATGTTTTCAGTGGAGACCGGAAGAACGCGGCCTCTTATCGCTAGAAGTTGATTGATCCTCTCCACCGCCAGCTTAAAGTCTCCTGTCATCTCAGCCGAGGCCAACAACATGAGATTCCCCAGACTATGTCCAGCTAGGTCTCCTTTGTCGAAGCGAAAGTCCATAAAGGATCTCAATACGTCGTCGTTCTCGCTCAAAGCCACGATGCAGTTTCGGATATCTCCGGGGGGAAGGACTCCCCAGTCCCTGGTGATACGTCCCGAGCTACCGCCTTCATCGGTGACGGTTACGACCGCCGTTATGTTTTTCGTGAATCCTTTCAACCCCATCAGAAAGGCGGATAGACCGGTACCTCCGCCTACAGCCACCACATAAGGTCCAGATGAAAGACGAAAGGAGACACCGGAGTCTTTCGTCGGAGGGGACGATCGGACTCCTGTCCTTCCCCTCTTAAAGAGTGCTCCAGCGATAACACCTACTGAAAGTCCCCATAAAAAGGGCCATAGATGCCTCATAGAGTCATCTCCTCCCTGAAGTGTATCGTGATATCGTAAAAAAACTCAATGTTTATCGATGTCTCTATGGGAAGAGGTCACACGATAACCCTGTTCCTCGAAAATTAACTCGAGCCATTCGACCATGGCTACGGACCTGTGTCGTCCTCCGGTGCATCCTATAGCTATGTGCATTGAGCTCTTTCCAACCCTACCATATTGAGGAAGTAAGAACTCAAAGAAATCGACGGTCTTGTCTAAAAAAACTTCCCAGTCCGGGAATTGTTCCTTTATATACTGTTTTACCGGTTCGTCCGTGCCTGTAAGATCTCTAAGGCTGGGAACGTAGTAGGGATTAGGTAAGAACCTGACGTCCATGACGTAGTCGCTGTCGTTCGGTATTCCGTGTTTAAACCCAAACGAGGAAAAAAGGACCGTGAGCTGAGGATCCGGTGATCCCAGAGCTTTTAAAAGTGCTGGCCTAAACGATCTTATATCAAGATTGGAGGTGTCTACGATGATATCCGCTTCCTGCCTTATGGATGCGAGAAGGTCTCTTTCCCTTTTTATACCCTCTAGTATGGTTACGCCATCTCCCAAAGGGTGGCTCCGTCTGGTGGTGTTGAATCTTTGTACGAGGACTTCGTCGGTGGCGTCCAGAAAGACGACGGAAAAATCCTCTACCCTAGCTCTGATTTCTCTGGAGATCGTCACGAATCGATCCAGGTCTTTTCCTCTCACGTCTACAACTACGGCCACGCCGTTTACGACGGCGGAATCATGAGTCCCCAAAAGTTCCAGAAGCTGAGGAAGAAGTGCCGCAGGGATGTTGTCCACGGCGAATAAGCCTTGGTCCTCCAGGATATTAAGGGTACTGGATTTACCGCTGCCGGAGAGTCCTGTGACCACCACCAGCTTCTTCACATTGTATATTCCCAACAGAGTCACCTACCTCCTGAGAAACACAAAATAAGGATATCCCAGTTTTTTTAGCCTCTCTCCAACGGCAGTAGCCTGGTTACGTGAGGTCCCGCCGGGAATCCAAACCCTGTAATATCTGGTTCCGTTCACTATCCCCTCGCCTATTATAGTCGAGTACCCCTTGGAATCGACCTTAGACGCCAAGGCCTTAGCCATCGATCGTTGTTTGAAGGCACCGACCTGAACATACCAAGAGGAGTTTTTTGCGGTGGCAGAGGACCTGGAAGGGGCGCTCGTAGGCTTCGGTTGAGATACGCTTTTTTTATGAGAAGTCTCTCTTGGTTTGTCCTCAGCCTCTTTCATGGATATGGGAACGGCAATCACTGTACCGTCTTCCACCGAGACATCGTTCTCGTCCAAAGAACGCTCTTCTTCTATAGGGACGTCTATATTTCGGGGCTGAGATGGGACGGGACTAGCCTCCTGGACGTATTTTCCATAAGGATCGTCTTTATCGGGGAGAAAAAAAATCTTTATCCCGAAGACTAAAAACCCCAACGCCACCAGGCCAAGTATCGGTAGCATCAGATCTCCAAAGGGCAATAAGCTCCTCTTTTTCCGCTTTACCTTCCTAGCCATAACAACACCATTCCCTTAAAAAAGCGGGACAAACCTATAGAGGTTCGGCCCCGCTAAATGTCTACCTTCCTCCGTTGTCTTTATCTTTATCGCGGGTCCTACGAACCTTTCTTATGTAGGACGGAACGTCGTATGAGTCTTTCGGGAGCCCTGGGAGCTCGAACATATCCGGACCATCTTCATCGGGAGAGAGGTCCGTAGGTTCTAATTTTATACCGGAGGTCTTCTTCTCTTTTCTCTGAGTCGTGGACTTGGACCCCGATCCGGTGTTTATCTTTCCAAAAGGAGTCGCCTTGGATTTGGCCTGTTCGTAGTCGGAGAACCCTGTCGCTATGACAGTTATCTTTATTCTGTCCTCCATCTCCTCATCTATGGCGCTTCCCCATATGATGTTGGCGTCACCGTCGGAGGCTTCGTTTATGATCCCGGCGGCCTCGTGGATCTCGAATATGCCGACGTCCGCTCCTCCGGTTATATTGAAGAGAACTCCCTTTGCTCCGGTCATTGGTATTGACATCAGAGGACTGTTTATGGCAGCCTGGGCTGCCATGACCGCCCTGTTGTCGCCTCGTCCCTCTCCTATGCCCATAATGGCTGATCCCGCATTCTGCATTACCGATCGGACATCGGCGAAGTCGACGTTCACGAGTGCAGGCCTCAGGATCAGATCGGTCACCCCTTGAACTGCCTGACGAAGGACGTCGTCTGCCATTCTAAAGGCATCGGTCAGGACGGTGTTTTTATCGGAAATCTCCATCAATTTGTCGTTCTCGATAACTATCAGAGCATCGACTTTTTCCTGAAGGGCCTTTATCCCCATATCGGCCTGAGATTTTCGTCTTTTACCCTCCCAGAAGAAAGGAGTCGTCACTACCGCAACTACGAGAGACCCGGTTTCCCTGGCTATCTCCGCTATGACCGGGCTAGCACCGGTTCCGGTTCCTCCGCCCATTCCCGCGGTCAAAAAGACCATATCGGCTCCGACCAAGACCTCCTTGAGTTCGTCGAAAGACTCTTTGGCGGCTCCGTGCCCTATCTGAGGGTCTGCTCCGGCCCCGTGTCCTTTGGTGAGCTCCTTCCCCAGTATCAGACGGGTCGGAGCTTCCGATAGACTTAAGGATGCCATATCGGTATTGACGGCTAAAAACTCTACTCCGGTCACGCCGCTTCGGATAATGTTGTTGAGGGCGTTGCCTCCGCCTCCTCCGACACCGACGACCTTGATCACCTCTCTGTGCGGACTGCTCTCCGAGGTGACTTTAAAGACACCATTCATGTCCATATCACAACCTCCCAGCGGCTGGTTCTTTAAAACAGATCTTTGAAGGCCCTCTTTATAGAATCGAAGACCCCTCTTGCCTCTCCGAAGCTTGGCACACGTCTAGTTGACGGTTCTCTTGACGTGTATCCTCCGCCTCTCAATACTCCAATCGAGGTCTCTATATAGCGATATCGATGCCTGTCTCTTTCCACTAGATAGCGCACGATTCCCGCCAAGGAAGAGTATTGACATGAGCTCATGCCAGGAGGCATCTGGTGGGATACTATGGGAACCCCAACTCTCACCGGCAATGACATGACATCGGATACAAATCCCTCCAGACCTTCAGTCAATGCGACTCCCCCTGTAAGGATGATCCCCGATGGGAAAGCGTGGTAGTTCATGCCGTCCAGGATCTCTTTCACGTGGTGAGAAAACAGTTCCTCCAACCGACAGGAAACGACCTCTACCAAGGCGTCTATAGGCATGGTTTTTGCCTTGCCTCTTATCACGACCTCGAACTCCTCGTCCTCTTCCGGAGGCTCTAGAGACAGACGTTTCTTCAACTCCTCCGCTACGCTTATTGGAATCTTGGCTACATAGGCAAGGTCGTTGGTAATGTGGTCTCCTCCTATGGGAATTACGGATAGTCGTATAGGACGGCCATCCACGAATATGGCTACCCCGGTAGTCCCTCCACCTATGGAGACCACCACCGCTCCGGCGGTCCTCTCTTCTGAGGATAGAGATCCTAGGGCCGCTACGAGAGGTTTTACGACCAGTCCGTTAACTCGGGCGCCAGCTTTCTCCACGCAATTTACCACGTTTTGAAGTGCGGTGGTGGGCACCACCACCGATTGAAGCTCTATCTCAAGGCGGATCCCCGTCATCCCTAGAGGATCATCTATTCCGGAGTTTCCATCTATAGAGTATTTCACCGGAATTGTATGAAGTACACTCCTGTTGGATGACACGGAAAGCTCGCTTTGCGCCGTCTCGATAACTCTCTCTACATCGTCTATCTCGATCTGTCGGGGCGTCCTTCCCAGAGAGACCATACCGTGAGACATCACGCTGTCGACCTCTACTCCGCTAAAAGCAACTGTGACATCGTCCAGGGTGAAACCGACCATGGTTTCCGCTTCCTTCAAAGCCCTTCTTACGGCTAAAACGGCCTGTTCCAGGTTGACTATCATGCCTTTTCTTATCCCTGCGGAGGGAGCCTGCCCCACCCCTATGATCTGGGCCTCGTCGGAACGGACGTCTCTTTCCGCCACGACGACGGACACCTTGGAGGTGCCGAGATCAAGACCTACGAAAATGTCAGGCTCTCTTTTCACAAACCCATCGCTCCCTTCGCGCATGGTTTAATCGCTCAGCCCTTTTACAACTATCTTATCACCGTAGGAGGCATCCACGATTTCACCGCTTCTGAACTTGACTCCGGAACTCAGTAGCTCGTTTACAGCAGATATCTGAGAGTGCAAGTTCTTATCTCTATCGATTATAACAGTTAAGAATCCCTTATTCTCTTTTTTTATGTACAGAGATGCCAATCCCATACCGCCTTCTCTGTAGACCCTTAATGACTGTACTTCTCCAGGCAACTCTATTTCTGTGAGCTCTTTTATCATCGACGAATAATCATCAAGGTCGTAATTGAAATCCATTACCGATCCTTGGTTCTTCGATGAAGCTTTTATAGGAGGAGGCATAGACTCATCTATAACCACCAAAGGATCGTCCGGCTTTCCGTAGATCTCTTCGTTCATAGGGTGGTCTTCGGACCAGACCTTACCTTCTCTGGAAAGATACCAAGAGGTCTTCCCCCAGGAAAAGGTACTCAAAACGGTCAAGGGTTTTATCCTGCAAGACAGGGTGCCCCATCCCATCTGAGTATCTATGGATAGAGGCTCGCTCTTCTCGATGGCTTCGTCCAGATCACCTAATAGTGTAAACGAGAGAGGCCAAAAACGTATGGCATCCGGAGATATGTACGATAGGATCTTTTTCTCTATCCTTAACGATGGACAGGAATCCAAGACTATGGACCTCAATCTCAAAAACTGATAGTTCCTCTCCAGCTTAAACGGAAATGCCGCGAGAAACGATACCAATAGAAGGGAAAAAAACATCCCTAGACGATTTTCCTGCATGAGAGAACACTCGCCTCTATCGCCTCACTCAAACCCCTACAGCTATTGAACGAGGGACTATATTCTTACGACCTATCTCTTTTACAAGTATATCCCCTAGATCCGCTATATCTCCCGCCCCTAGAGTCAAGATCACATCTCCCTCCTCAACCAGGGACATGACTTTATCTATGGCGTCCTTTTTTCTGTCCGTCACGAAAAATGACGGGTGATTTTTCTTCGATAGATGATCCCCTATCATGTGAGATGTCACACCGTCTACAGGTGGTTCGTCGGCTGGGTAAATAGGCAATACGACGACCTTATCGGCATATGTCAGGACTTCGGCAAAGTTCTCCGCCATGGCTGCCGTCCTTGTAAATCGATGAGGCTGAAAGGCCACCAGGATCTTTCTCTCAGGAAAGATCTGACTTATGGCCTTCAAGGTCGCCTCCACCTCCCGTGGATGATGGCCGTAATCGTCGTATACATCTATATGCTCGACTCCGCCCTTGAACTGCAACCGTCTTTTCGCACCTTTAAACTGACGTAAGGTTCTCTTTATCACGTCGAACGGGACTGACAACATGTCTGCCACTATACAGGATGCCAAGGCGTTCAACACGTTGTGGTCGCCCGAAACGGAGAGCTCTATTCTGCCTATAGATCTACCGTGTTTTCTGACGGAAAAGGAAACGCCGCCACCATGATTATACTCTATGTCCGTGGCTCCCCAATCCCATCTGTCTCCCCAGCCGTAGGTGACTTTAGGACTATCTTTTTCCATCATTTTCAGCAAAGATTGTACTCCCCCGTCCTCTCCGCAGAGTACGGACAAGCCACCCTTCCTAAGATTTTGGGAGAAAGACTCGAAGGTATTAAGGACGGAGTCAAAATCGGGATAGTGGTTTACGTGATCCCAATCGACGTTCGTTATAACCGATATGGTGGGATGAAAACATAGAAAGGAACCGTCGCTTTCGTCGAGTTCGGCGACCATGTGAGGACCCGATCCGAGTCTGGCATTGCAACCTATGTCGCACAGCTCGCCACCTATAGCGACGGTAGGCTCAAGCCCAGCGCCGCTTAGAATTAGGCCTATCATTGAAGATGTAGTGGTCTTTCCGTGGGTACCTGCCACTCCTATTCCGTATCTAACGTCGAATATGGCGCTCAATACCTGAGCCCTCTGAGCGACGGCTATACCGCTTTCTCTGGCGACTACCAGCTCTTCGTTATCCTCGGGAATCGCACTGCTATAGACTAAAAGGTCGGGAGAGAACTGGGATAGGTGGTCCGAACTATGACCTATATTGAAATCTATGTCGGCTTGGGCCACTTTCTCAACGTAGAATCCATAGGACATGTCGCAGCCACTGACATCGAAGCCAAGTTCTTTTAAAAGAAGGGCTAGACCGCTCATTCCGGCACCGCCGATCCCCATCAGATGTATATGGCGAACCTCATCCAAGTTTATCTCCTTTATTTCCAAAGCCGGACTCTCCCTTCAAATATGCGAAAGAATCAATCGCCACAACGCCGAGACTGCCTTATCGTCGTCGGTCGAATTTTTCAATTCACTATCTTCTCTATTCGATTTTCGAGAAATATCGTTCTCCAACTCGTCTATCTTCTTGATCAGCTCTGTAACGCCCATTTCGGGAGTCCAGATCCGTCCCGGGTTCCTATCGTCCAAAAAAGACAGGGCATTTTCATATTGGTGTCCATCGGAAGCTTTCTCCCAGGGCACTATCACTGCGGGGATTCCCAGCTGGCTTACTTCGGCCAGTGTGGCTGCTCCGGC encodes:
- a CDS encoding phosphoglycerate kinase: MNLRTPDYGSLRGKKVLVRVDFNVPLKDGLVSDDTRIRAHLPTLKALKDVGAIVALASHLGRPKGKINPEFSLKAVVPAVEKLLGPVDFVEDCVGPKVEKALRNSTGKILLLENTRFHKEEEANDPDFSLSMAAPFDVFLLDAFSASHRAHASTVGVQEHLDSYAGYLLDEEISALSKVRDHSEPPFVLVLGGAKVSDKIGVIDNLMSKVSSIVIGGGMAFTFLKAKGGTVGKSLLDEGHLEFAASMLEKAEKSGVTVELPVDVVAATSIEDLSGLTSCAADEIPDDLMGLDIGPESVRAFSKIIEGAKTILWNGPSGVFEVETFSRGTKGLCDAVAKATSQGAFSVVGGGDTASAVSSMGYRSKVSHVSTGGGASLEFCEGKVLPGIAPLLLD
- the gap gene encoding type I glyceraldehyde-3-phosphate dehydrogenase translates to MSKVKVAINGFGRIGRLVLRALHEYDQEGLIDIVATNSRSTSEQRAYLFKYDSVHRRYQGKVDYDDENIFVDGKAIATLRHSTPDQFNWGDLGVDIVIEASGIYKDTEKAQAHLDSGAKKVVITAPGSGEGLGTFVMGVNEESYDPSVHHIVSNASCTTNCLAPVAKILNDEFNIVKGVMTTVHAYTGDQKTVDSSHKKFHRGRAAAVSMVPTSTGAAKAVGLVIPELKGRLNGMALRVPTPNVSVVDLVVELPKSVTAEEINSTVKKYSEGSMSRYLGYETDDCVSMDFVHDSRSSIFAPNHTMAIDNMVKVLSWYDNEWGYSCRCLDLVNHMIRKGL
- the whiA gene encoding DNA-binding protein WhiA gives rise to the protein MRRLWKKTSWGGYFDLGKMLHVPERHRGTVQLEMPIDLFRTIQSKELSGSFIRWAWVRGIFGAVGSVFFPKRGYYFLFRVPYDEILTGLKDHLQKNDLSVSYRRGSGCVEAMVRGQNDIVDLMIGMGLPDAALKMEEKAIVRSMRDRANRLVNCDASNIRKTVDAARRQIALATFLKKNGHEDELPPDLAELIDLRIANPSASLNELGSAMNSPVSKSTVTYRWKKILSIAETYGFSYDD
- a CDS encoding gluconeogenesis factor YvcK family protein: MRHLWPFLWGLSVGVIAGALFKRGRTGVRSSPPTKDSGVSFRLSSGPYVVAVGGGTGLSAFLMGLKGFTKNITAVVTVTDEGGSSGRITRDWGVLPPGDIRNCIVALSENDDVLRSFMDFRFDKGDLAGHSLGNLMLLASAEMTGDFKLAVERINQLLAIRGRVLPVSTENIVLRGKTSDGKQFKGELEISNFGTDLDEIWLEPSDAKPIKEVMAAVDTADLIVLGPGSLFTSVIPNLLIRNFRERIKKGLAPTVYVANIMTQPRETEGMSVTEHLNWIEKVLGKLPDYVIVNDQEVPRGLLERYKAEGAEPLYLNDDEEVKLYEKGCKVLRGSFLRVDRVKGEPVIRHDGGHLSEAIFSLIQKKDGGTF
- the rapZ gene encoding RNase adapter RapZ, which encodes MGIYNVKKLVVVTGLSGSGKSSTLNILEDQGLFAVDNIPAALLPQLLELLGTHDSAVVNGVAVVVDVRGKDLDRFVTISREIRARVEDFSVVFLDATDEVLVQRFNTTRRSHPLGDGVTILEGIKRERDLLASIRQEADIIVDTSNLDIRSFRPALLKALGSPDPQLTVLFSSFGFKHGIPNDSDYVMDVRFLPNPYYVPSLRDLTGTDEPVKQYIKEQFPDWEVFLDKTVDFFEFLLPQYGRVGKSSMHIAIGCTGGRHRSVAMVEWLELIFEEQGYRVTSSHRDIDKH
- a CDS encoding SPOR domain-containing protein, producing MPFGDLMLPILGLVALGFLVFGIKIFFLPDKDDPYGKYVQEASPVPSQPRNIDVPIEEERSLDENDVSVEDGTVIAVPISMKEAEDKPRETSHKKSVSQPKPTSAPSRSSATAKNSSWYVQVGAFKQRSMAKALASKVDSKGYSTIIGEGIVNGTRYYRVWIPGGTSRNQATAVGERLKKLGYPYFVFLRR
- the ftsZ gene encoding cell division protein FtsZ; amino-acid sequence: MDMNGVFKVTSESSPHREVIKVVGVGGGGGNALNNIIRSGVTGVEFLAVNTDMASLSLSEAPTRLILGKELTKGHGAGADPQIGHGAAKESFDELKEVLVGADMVFLTAGMGGGTGTGASPVIAEIARETGSLVVAVVTTPFFWEGKRRKSQADMGIKALQEKVDALIVIENDKLMEISDKNTVLTDAFRMADDVLRQAVQGVTDLILRPALVNVDFADVRSVMQNAGSAIMGIGEGRGDNRAVMAAQAAINSPLMSIPMTGAKGVLFNITGGADVGIFEIHEAAGIINEASDGDANIIWGSAIDEEMEDRIKITVIATGFSDYEQAKSKATPFGKINTGSGSKSTTQRKEKKTSGIKLEPTDLSPDEDGPDMFELPGLPKDSYDVPSYIRKVRRTRDKDKDNGGR
- the ftsA gene encoding cell division protein FtsA, yielding MKREPDIFVGLDLGTSKVSVVVAERDVRSDEAQIIGVGQAPSAGIRKGMIVNLEQAVLAVRRALKEAETMVGFTLDDVTVAFSGVEVDSVMSHGMVSLGRTPRQIEIDDVERVIETAQSELSVSSNRSVLHTIPVKYSIDGNSGIDDPLGMTGIRLEIELQSVVVPTTALQNVVNCVEKAGARVNGLVVKPLVAALGSLSSEERTAGAVVVSIGGGTTGVAIFVDGRPIRLSVIPIGGDHITNDLAYVAKIPISVAEELKKRLSLEPPEEDEEFEVVIRGKAKTMPIDALVEVVSCRLEELFSHHVKEILDGMNYHAFPSGIILTGGVALTEGLEGFVSDVMSLPVRVGVPIVSHQMPPGMSSCQYSSLAGIVRYLVERDRHRYRYIETSIGVLRGGGYTSREPSTRRVPSFGEARGVFDSIKRAFKDLF
- the murC gene encoding UDP-N-acetylmuramate--L-alanine ligase, which gives rise to MEIKEINLDEVRHIHLMGIGGAGMSGLALLLKELGFDVSGCDMSYGFYVEKVAQADIDFNIGHSSDHLSQFSPDLLVYSSAIPEDNEELVVARESGIAVAQRAQVLSAIFDVRYGIGVAGTHGKTTTSSMIGLILSGAGLEPTVAIGGELCDIGCNARLGSGPHMVAELDESDGSFLCFHPTISVITNVDWDHVNHYPDFDSVLNTFESFSQNLRKGGLSVLCGEDGGVQSLLKMMEKDSPKVTYGWGDRWDWGATDIEYNHGGGVSFSVRKHGRSIGRIELSVSGDHNVLNALASCIVADMLSVPFDVIKRTLRQFKGAKRRLQFKGGVEHIDVYDDYGHHPREVEATLKAISQIFPERKILVAFQPHRFTRTAAMAENFAEVLTYADKVVVLPIYPADEPPVDGVTSHMIGDHLSKKNHPSFFVTDRKKDAIDKVMSLVEEGDVILTLGAGDIADLGDILVKEIGRKNIVPRSIAVGV